A region of Natribaculum luteum DNA encodes the following proteins:
- the mutL gene encoding DNA mismatch repair endonuclease MutL, with protein sequence MTDEPNAPADETEIHQLDEDTVARIAAGEVVERPASAVKELVENSLDADASSIDVTVEAGGTELIRVADDGHGMTEADVRAAVRQHTTSKIDGLEDIESGVTTLGFRGEALHTIGSVSRLTIRSRPRDGDGAGTELVYEGGEVTSVEPTGCPEGTTVEVADLFYNTPARRKFLKTTATEFAHVNRVVTRYALANPDVAVSLTHDGREVFATTGQGDLQAAVLSVYGREVARAMIPVDADGDDLPPGPLESVSGLVSHPETNRSSREYLATYVNSRAVSSDPIREGIMGAYGNQLGGDRYPFVVAFLEAPGDAVDVNVHPRKREVRFDDDDAVRRQVDAAVEAALLEHGLLRSRAPRGRSAPGEARIEPGGGDADERRRPTAGRESTLERDAADASTTNETGPDSATSRTTPTDDERSTTSDDGAADAETATAADSSPDGTAASSGSTSTAEPPERETARESDSSSERPIHGREAPDRGGVGAPAAHSERETDRKFTAATEQRTLEGEAATGDGTRFDSLPPLRVLGQLHDTYVVCETPDGLALIDQHAADERVNYERLRDAFASDSTAQALASPVELELTAAEAEAFEGYREALSRLGFYADRVDERTVAVTTVPAVVEETLEPDRLRDVLASFVEGDRESGAETVDALADEFLADLACYPSITGNTSLTEGSVVDLLAALDDCENPYSCPHGRPVIVRLDERELEERFERDYPGHG encoded by the coding sequence ATGACGGACGAACCGAACGCCCCGGCCGACGAGACGGAGATTCACCAGCTAGACGAGGACACCGTCGCCCGCATCGCCGCAGGCGAGGTCGTCGAGCGGCCAGCCTCGGCGGTCAAGGAACTCGTCGAGAACAGCTTAGACGCCGACGCCTCGAGCATCGACGTCACGGTCGAAGCGGGCGGTACGGAACTGATCCGGGTCGCCGACGACGGCCACGGGATGACCGAGGCCGACGTCCGCGCGGCCGTCCGCCAGCACACGACGAGCAAGATCGACGGCCTCGAGGACATCGAGTCGGGCGTCACGACGCTCGGCTTCCGAGGCGAGGCGCTACACACCATCGGCTCCGTCTCGCGGCTGACGATCCGGTCCCGGCCGCGAGACGGCGACGGGGCGGGGACGGAACTCGTCTACGAGGGCGGCGAGGTGACGAGCGTCGAGCCGACGGGCTGTCCGGAGGGGACCACGGTCGAGGTCGCGGACCTCTTTTACAACACGCCCGCCCGCCGGAAGTTCCTCAAGACCACGGCGACGGAGTTCGCCCACGTCAACCGCGTCGTCACGCGGTACGCGCTCGCGAACCCCGACGTCGCCGTCTCGCTCACCCACGACGGCCGGGAGGTGTTCGCGACGACGGGACAGGGCGACCTGCAGGCGGCCGTCCTCTCCGTCTACGGTCGCGAGGTCGCCCGGGCGATGATCCCCGTCGACGCCGACGGCGACGACCTCCCGCCGGGTCCACTCGAGTCGGTCTCCGGACTCGTCTCCCACCCAGAGACCAACCGCTCGAGTCGCGAGTACCTCGCGACGTACGTCAACAGCCGGGCAGTCAGCTCCGATCCGATCCGCGAGGGGATCATGGGGGCCTACGGCAACCAGCTGGGCGGCGACCGCTACCCGTTCGTCGTCGCATTTCTGGAGGCCCCGGGCGACGCCGTCGACGTGAACGTCCACCCGCGCAAGCGCGAGGTCAGGTTCGACGACGACGACGCCGTCCGTCGCCAGGTCGACGCGGCGGTGGAGGCGGCGTTGCTCGAGCACGGTCTGTTGCGCTCGCGAGCGCCGCGGGGCCGGTCGGCACCCGGCGAGGCCCGGATCGAACCCGGCGGGGGGGACGCAGACGAGCGCCGACGGCCGACCGCCGGGAGGGAATCGACGCTCGAGCGCGACGCGGCCGACGCGTCGACGACGAACGAAACGGGTCCCGACAGTGCCACGAGTCGCACGACGCCGACCGACGACGAGCGGTCGACGACGTCAGACGACGGAGCGGCGGACGCCGAGACGGCGACCGCCGCCGACTCGAGTCCCGACGGGACGGCCGCCTCGAGCGGGTCGACGTCGACGGCGGAACCGCCGGAACGCGAGACGGCCCGAGAGTCGGACTCGAGTTCCGAGAGGCCGATCCACGGTCGAGAAGCGCCCGACCGGGGAGGCGTCGGCGCTCCCGCCGCACACAGCGAGCGCGAGACCGACCGCAAGTTCACTGCGGCGACCGAACAGCGAACCCTCGAGGGCGAGGCTGCGACGGGCGACGGGACACGCTTCGACTCGCTGCCGCCGCTTCGCGTCCTCGGGCAACTGCACGACACCTACGTCGTCTGCGAGACGCCCGACGGCCTGGCGCTGATCGACCAGCACGCCGCCGACGAGCGCGTGAACTACGAGCGGCTCCGGGACGCGTTCGCGAGCGATTCCACGGCGCAGGCGCTCGCCTCCCCGGTCGAACTCGAACTCACCGCCGCCGAGGCGGAGGCGTTCGAGGGCTACCGCGAGGCGCTCTCGAGGCTCGGCTTCTACGCCGACCGGGTCGACGAACGCACCGTGGCGGTGACGACGGTGCCGGCCGTCGTAGAGGAGACACTCGAACCGGATCGACTCCGCGACGTCCTCGCGTCGTTCGTCGAGGGTGACCGCGAGTCGGGTGCCGAAACGGTCGACGCGCTCGCCGACGAGTTCCTCGCGGATCTCGCGTGTTACCCCTCGATCACGGGCAACACGTCGCTGACGGAGGGGTCGGTCGTCGACCTCCTGGCCGCCCTCGACGACTGCGAGAACCCCTACTCCTGTCCGCACGGCCGGCCGGTGATCGTCCGACTCGACGAACGCGAACTCGAGGAGCGGTTCGAGCGCGACTATCCCGGACACGGGTGA